From one Marmota flaviventris isolate mMarFla1 chromosome 1, mMarFla1.hap1, whole genome shotgun sequence genomic stretch:
- the Gna11 gene encoding guanine nucleotide-binding protein subunit alpha-11, which yields MTLESMMACCLSDEVKESKRINAEIEKQLRRDKRDARRELKLLLLGTGESGKSTFIKQMRIIHGAGYSEEDKRGFTKLVYQNIFTAMQAMIRAMETLKILYKYEQNQANALLIREVDVEKVTTFEQQYVEAIKTLWGDPGIQECYDRRREFQLSDSAKYYLTDVDRIATSGYLPTQQDVLRVRVPTTGIIEYPFDLENIIFRMVDVGGQRSERRKWIHCFENVTSIMFLVALSEYDQVLVESDNENRMEESKALFRTIITYPWFQNSSVILFLNKKDLLEDKILCSHLVDYFPEFDGPQRDAQAAREFILKMFVDLNPDSDKIIYSHFTCATDTENIRFVFAAVKDTILQLNLKEYNLV from the exons ATGACTCTGGAGTCCATGATGGCGTGTTGCCTGAGCGACGAGGTGAAGGAGTCGAAGCGCATCAACGCCGAGATCGAGAAGCAGCTGCGGCGGGACAAGCGCGACGCCCGGCGCGAGCTCAAGCTTCTGCTGCTGG gcacgggcgagAGCGGCAAGAGCACCTTCATCAAGCAGATGCGCATCATCCACGGCGCTGGCTACTCGGAGGAGGACAAGCGGGGCTTCACCAAGCTGGTGTACCAGAACATCTTCACCGCCATGCAGGCCATGATCCGCGCCATGGAGACGCTCAAGATCCTCTACAAGTACGAGCAGAACCAG GCCAACGCCCTCCTGATCCGGGAGGTGGACGTGGAGAAGGTGACAACGTTCGAGCAGCAGTACGTGGAGGCCATCAAGACACTGTGGGGGGACCCGGGCATCCAGGAGTGCTATGACCGCAGGAGGGAGTTCCAGCTCTCGGACTCGGCCAAGTA CTACCTGACCGACGTGGACCGCATCGCCACCTCTGGCTACCTGCCCACCCAGCAGGACGTGCTGCGGGTCCGTGTGCCCACCACTGGCATCATCGAGTACCCCTTCGACCTGGAGAACATCATCTTCAG GATGGTGGACGTCGGGGGACAGAGGTCTGAGCGGAGGAAGTGGATCCACTGCTTCGAGAACGTGACGTCCATCATGTTCCTCGTGGCGCTCAGCGAGTACGACCAGGTCCTGGTGGAGTCGGACAACGAG AACCGCATGGAGGAGAGCAAGGCGCTGTTCCGCACCATCATCACCTACCCCTGGTTCCAGAACTCGTCCGTCATCCTCTTCCTCAACAAGAAGGACCTGCTGGAGGACAAGATCCTCTGCTCCCACCTGGTGGACTACTTCCCCGAGTTCGACG GGCCGCAGCGGGACGCGCAGGCCGCCCGGGAGTTCATCCTGAAGATGTTCGTGGACCTGAACCCCGACAGCGACAAGATCATCTACTCGCACTTCACCTGCGCCACGGACACGGAGAACATCCGCTTTGTGTTCGCGGCCGTCAAGGACACCATCCTGCAGCTGAACCTCAAGGAGTACAACCTGGTGTGA